In one Ananas comosus cultivar F153 linkage group 12, ASM154086v1, whole genome shotgun sequence genomic region, the following are encoded:
- the LOC109718569 gene encoding D-xylose-proton symporter-like 3, chloroplastic: MASLRLLLPSSPSPSKRYRPSASLFPSPTFSFLRRRRHFRHLPPPPPPPPTTTTTTTKTAKMESCSFQISQAAPLLPSSSSSSSSSSAPRLRVRSQAQGEYSSHSPPPDTAGDAADRQESFNWPSVLLPFLFPALGGLLFGYDIGATSGASISLQSADLSGTNWFNLSAVQLGLVVSGSLYGALAGSIIAYPIADFLGRRMELITASALYITGGLITGYAPNLAVLIIGRLIYGIGIGLAMHGAPLYIAETSPSQIRGTLISLKELFIVLGILLGYLVGSAQINVIGGWRYMYSFSAPIAVIMGLGMWVLPPSPRWLLFRAVQGKGPLAEYKERAINALAKLRGRPAGDKISEREIDDTLVSLKSAYAEQEQEGSFWEVFEGASLKAFIIGGGLVLFQQITGQPSVLYYAASILQSAGFSAASDAARVAVVIGLFKLVMTGIAVLKVDSLGRRPLLIGGVGGIVVSLFLLAAYYKILAGFPLVAVGALLLYVGSYQVSFGPISWLMVSEIFPLRTRGRGISLAVLVNFGSNALVTFAFSPLKELLGPDNIFLLFGGIALLSLLFVLFKVPETKGLSLEEIESKILK, encoded by the exons ATGGCGAGCCTTcgtctcctcctcccctcctcgccctctccctcAAAACGCTACCGACCCTCcgcctctctcttcccctccccAACCTTTtccttcctccgccgccgccgccatttcCGCCacctccctccgccgccgccgccgccgccgacgacgacgacgacgacgacgaagacggCGAAAATGGAGTCCTGCTCTTTCCAAATTTCCCAAGCTGCCCCTCTCCtcccatcctcctcctcctcctcctcctcctcctccgctcctcGCCTCCGG GTTCGATCTCAAGCGCAAGGCGAATACTCGTCGCATTCTCCTCCTCCTGATACCGCTGGAGATGCCGCGGATCGGCAGGAGAGCTTCAATTGGCCCTCCGTGCTTCTCCC GTTTTTGTTCCCGGCGTTGGGGGGACTCCTTTTTGGGTACGATATTGGGGCCACATCCGGTGCTTCCATCTCTTTGCAG TCTGCTGATCTGAGTGGTACCAATTGGTTCAATCTCTCGGCCGTACAGCTTGGTCTTGTG GTGAGCGGTTCCCTGTATGGAGCTCTTGCTGGCTCTATCATTGCTTATCCCATTGCTGATTTTCTAG GAAGAAGAATGGAGCTGATAACAGCTTCTGCACTATACATTACCGGTGGCTTGATCACTGGATATGCCCCTAACCTCGCAGTTCTCATTATAGGTCGGCTTATTTATGGCATTGGTATTGGTTTG GCGATGCATGGTGCTCCTCTTTATATTGCAGAGACCTCCCCATCGCAAATACGTGGAACCTTGATTTCTCTGAAGGAGCTTTTCATCGTACTCGGAATTCTG TTGGGTTACCTTGTGGGAAGTGCTCAGATTAATGTTATTGGAGGGTGGCGTTACATGTATAGTTTTAGTGCCCCTATTGCAGTTATAATGGGGTTAGGGATGTGGGTTTTGCCACCTTCTCCAAGATGGTTACTTTTTAGAGCAGTTCAAGGCAAAGGACCTTTGGCGGAATATAAGGAAAGGGCCATTAATGCTTTGGCAAAATTAAGGGGCCGTCCAGCTGGTGATAAGATatcagagagagagatagaCGATACCTTAGTCTCTCTCAAGTCTGCTTATGCTGAACAAGAACAGGAGGGAAGTTTCTGGGAGGTGTTCGAAGGTGCTAGTTTAAAGGCCTTCATCATCGGTGGAGGGTTAGTTCTCTTTCAGCAG ATAACAGGTCAACCTAGCGTTTTGTACTATGCGGCCTCAATACTTCAG AGTGCTGGATTTTCAGCTGCATCTGACGCTGCGAGGGTTGCAGTTGTGATCGGGCTATTCAAG TTGGTTATGACAGGGATAGCTGTTCTAAAGGTTGACAGCCTCGGAAGGCGCCCACTGTTGATAGGAGGCGTTGGTGGAATT GTGGTGTCATTGTTCCTTCTTGCAGCTTACTACAAGATTCTTGCTGGTTTTCCACTGGTTGCAGTCGGTGCTCTACTCCTTTATGTTGGGTCCTaccag GTATCATTTGGTCCAATAAGTTGGCTGATGGTGTCTGAGATTTTTCCACTCCGTACAAGAGGCCGTGGAATCAGTCTCGCAGTCCTCGTCAATTTCGGATCAAATGCTTTAGTAACCTTTGCTTTCTCACCATTGAAG GAGCTACTGGGCCCGGATAACATTTTCCTCCTCTTCGGGGGCATTGCATTGCTCTCACTGTTATTCGTCCTCTTCAAGGTTCCCGAGACAAAAGGATTGAGTTTGGAGGAAATCGAATcaaagatactaaaatga